Proteins encoded within one genomic window of Brassica rapa cultivar Chiifu-401-42 chromosome A09, CAAS_Brap_v3.01, whole genome shotgun sequence:
- the LOC103841073 gene encoding probable protein phosphatase 2C 47, whose protein sequence is MAPETEVSPMVNNLEAGDDNMTHLSSSGKPPRNLSAMRHCNSTAWLIDSEGEERFGLKSPEGQNSTWEPVFRSGSWSDKGPKRSMEDEFICVDDLKDHIGSSTGAFYGVFDGHGGVDAALFTKKNLLKLLTEDKHFPTNTKKATRSAFVKTDHALADAPSLDKSSGTTALTALILDKTMLIANAGDSRAVLGKRGRAIELSKDHKPNCTSERLRIEKLGGVIYDGYLNGQLSVARALGDWHIKGTKGSLCPLSCEPELEEIVLAEEDEYLIMGCDGLWDVMSSQCAVTMVRRELMQHNDPEKCSQALVKEALQRNSCDNLTVVVVCFSPEPPPRIEIPKSHKRRSISAEGLDLLKGVLNDL, encoded by the exons ATGGCACCGGAGACAGAAGTTTCGCCGATGGTTAACAATTTGGAGGCCGGAGATGACAACATGACTCACCTGAGCTCCTCCGGGAAGCCACCAAGGAACCTCTCCGCAATGCGACATTGCAACAGCACTGCTTGGTTGATCGATTCC GAAGGAGAGGAGAGGTTTGGTTTAAAGTCTCCTGAAGGACAAAACTCCACATGGGAGCCTGTCTTCAGATCCGGAAGTTGGTCGGATAAGGGTCCGAAGCGGTCCATGGAAGACGAATTCATCTGCGTGGATGATCTTAAAGACCATATCGGATCATCCACTGGAGCTTTCTATGGG GTGTTTGATGGACATGGAGGTGTTGATGCTGCATTATTCACAAAGAAGAACCTTCTGAAGCTTTTAACGGAAGACAAACACTTCCCAACCAACACCAAGAAGGCCACAAGGAGTGCCTTTGTGAAGACGGATCATGCTTTGGCCGATGCTCCTTCTCTAGACAAATCATCAGGGACAACAGCACTCACTGCCCTCATCTTGGACAAGACAATGCTCATTGCGAACGCAGGCGACTCCAGAGCCGTGCTCGGCAAACGAGGCAGAGCCATTGAGCTGTCCAAGGACCACAAACCCAACTGCACTTCCGAGAGGCTGCGCATTGAGAAGCTTGGAGGTGTCATCTACGATGGATACCTTAACGGGCAGCTCTCGGTGGCTCGAGCGTTAGGAGATTGGCATATTAAGGGAACCAAAGGTTCGCTATGCCCGCTAAGCTGCGAGCCTGAGCTGGAGGAGATTGTGCTGGCGGAGGAAGATGAGTATCTTATAATGGGATGTGATGGACTTTGGGATGTGATGAGTAGTCAGTGTGCAGTGACAATGGTGAGGAGGGAGCTGATGCAGCATAATGACCCTGAAAAGTGCTCTCAAGCTTTGGTTAAGGAAGCACTGCAACGTAATAGCTGTGATAATCTTACTGTGGTGGTTGTATGTTTCTCGCCGGAACCGCCTCCGAGGATTGAGATCCCCAAGTCGCATAAGAGGAGAAGCATCTCTGCGGAAGGGTTGGATCTACTCAAAGGCGTTTTGAATGATTTGTGA